One Natranaerovirga hydrolytica genomic region harbors:
- a CDS encoding ECF transporter S component, producing the protein MSKNKTNQLVYLGVLIALSFIGAQLKIQGSIAFDSMPAFLGAILISPTIGGIVGFFGHLLTSLSSGFPMTLPIHLVVAIVMAVTCFLFGYITNKLNLYIAIIIATLLNGPVALAISAYTMTLMGYEYAGMAVFTAMFVPLTIASFVNIVIAGILHSIIKSPSVRKN; encoded by the coding sequence ATGAGTAAAAATAAAACCAATCAATTGGTATATCTAGGTGTTTTAATTGCATTATCTTTTATAGGTGCTCAACTAAAGATACAAGGAAGCATAGCCTTCGATTCAATGCCAGCTTTCTTAGGAGCAATATTAATTTCACCAACAATAGGTGGAATTGTAGGATTTTTTGGGCATCTATTGACGTCTTTAAGTAGTGGGTTCCCGATGACATTACCCATTCATTTAGTCGTGGCTATTGTAATGGCAGTTACTTGCTTTCTATTTGGTTATATAACAAACAAATTAAATCTATACATAGCCATTATTATAGCAACCTTACTTAATGGACCAGTGGCTTTAGCCATCAGTGCTTATACAATGACTTTAATGGGTTATGAATACGCTGGAATGGCAGTCTTTACAGCAATGTTTGTGCCATTAACCATTGCTTCTTTCGTGAATATAGTTATTGCAGGGATTTTACATTCCATTATTAAAAGTCCATCTGTAAGAAAAAATTAA
- a CDS encoding histidine phosphatase family protein, with translation MDIYIVRHPETQGNVNKIIYGKSHYPYTMTGEEQVNTILGQLEKINIEKIIASPLKRTKDLAEAIAYTKDVSLECDQRLEEMGFGILENLTLGEVEKQHPKVYEHYLNHYETYTIPNGENFLDFRKRVVSFAKELANMTHSSVLIVSHGRVIKEMLEYLLNLKEGQGWDYKIKHGQLMQVVYQNGQGQLFKINDNHTKGEKNNE, from the coding sequence ATGGACATATATATCGTAAGACACCCTGAAACCCAAGGAAATGTTAATAAGATCATTTATGGCAAATCCCATTATCCCTATACGATGACAGGAGAAGAACAAGTTAACACAATCCTTGGCCAATTAGAAAAAATCAATATAGAAAAAATAATAGCCAGTCCCTTAAAACGAACCAAAGATTTGGCAGAAGCCATTGCTTATACAAAAGATGTAAGTTTAGAATGTGATCAACGCCTTGAAGAAATGGGGTTTGGCATATTAGAAAATTTAACATTAGGGGAAGTTGAAAAACAACATCCCAAAGTCTATGAACACTATTTAAATCATTATGAAACCTATACCATCCCAAATGGAGAAAATTTTTTAGACTTTAGAAAAAGAGTTGTGTCATTTGCAAAAGAATTGGCTAATATGACCCATTCATCTGTTCTTATAGTTAGTCATGGTAGAGTCATAAAAGAAATGCTTGAATACTTGTTAAATTTAAAAGAAGGTCAAGGGTGGGACTATAAAATCAAACATGGCCAGCTAATGCAAGTGGTTTATCAAAATGGACAAGGACAATTATTTAAAATAAATGATAATCATACAAAAGGAGAGAAAAATAATGAGTAA